In Candidatus Moanabacter tarae, the genomic stretch TTAGAATGGTCATCGACCAAACTATAAACCCAAAAAGGGGAAAGGCCAAAAGAAAGCCGAGGGGAAATGGAGCATCCTGGATTAGCCGGGATCCTCCTTGTGCCGTCATCATTATAATCCCAACCCCGAAACCCAAGTTGAGCAAACAGGTTAGCGACAACCCCCAACCGATTTCGGTTGCGAGTATGGGAACACCCTTGAACATGTTAAGCAGGATCGTAAAAGAGCACATGAAAAATAAAAGAGCACATGTCGCAGCAAGACCCATTTGGGTTCTACCTTTCGTAGCTATTGATATCCTCTCGAAGCGGTCCCGGCCGCCAAGATAGAGACCTGTTACGCGATTGTAGCTGTCACGAAGAAAGCCGATTCGTTTTCCCAATTTTTTCTCCAAAAAAACATCTCCTCCCAAATGGGCATAGCTTTCCTGTTCAATCAAGATCCTACCGTTTCGTTCTTTTACTTGTACCTCTTCACCCTCTTTCCCTAATAGAGCGGCGCATTTACCTAAATGATGGTGGGGATACCAAGAATGTCGGTAATACCCACAATACTGATTAAGGCGTTGCCGAGACCCGGATTCCGTGCCCCTAGTATGAGGCGGATCACAAAATGCAAAAGAGACCACCCTCTCTAGGAATCCACGGAGTAGATTGGTTTCGATGTTATAGTAGAGAATAATTCCGAATCCTGCATCCGGAAAAAGGTAAAACCCAGTCCGGTGTCCCGGCATGTGCCCAGTGTGCCAGATCACCTTCTGCCCTCTCATCTCGTCCAGCCAGAATGCCATTCCCATTCCAGGTAATCCAGAAAGCAGAGATGTTTTTTCATCTAGAAGGGAGGAAGATTGATCAAGAATTAATGATTTATCCTCCAAGAAAACTTTCATGAGCAAGCCGAGATCTCTAGGAGAAGCGACCAAAGATGAGGCCGGATAAACCTTCCAATGTCGCAGTGGCAGTTTGCGGCAACTTCCAAAAACCCAATTGTACCCCTCTGATAATTCAGTTTCCGTTTTGAGATCCGGAATAAATGTGGCTCTCCTCATTCCCAGCGGCCGGAAGATCGCATCACGGGCGTAGTCCGCAAAAGGTTTTCCCTTTACAACTTCTACGGCCAACCCAGCGAGGGAAACACCGAAATTTGAATACGTTAAACTCGCCCCTACCGCCGCTACCGGCGGGGGCAGGGATTCTCCAAGAAATCCCGACAAATTCTTAATTTTCGCGGCCTGGCGAGTCGATTGCCGTACAAACCGTTCCCCAATTCCAGCACGATGAGTCAACAAATCGCCGATAGTTGCGGCTCCATAGCCATAGGGCAATTGACGGCCCAGCACGTCGCTGAGTTGAATACCCAAATCCAATTCGCCCGATTCCACTAGCTGCTGAACGGCAATTGCGGTTACCACCTTAGAAATCGAACCGGCTCGAATAGGGGTATCCAACTCTAGAGCCCGCTCAGGATCGAGGCTGGCAAATCCCCAGGCCCTTTCTAGTCTATTGTGGCTCCCCCTTCGGAGCAAGATCGCTGCAAGCCCTGGCGCACGATGGTCATTTATGATTTTAGCCGCTTCTTCTTCGAAAAACGGCCCCCACGAGGTTTCATCAATCACAATAATTTTCCAAAAATTAGTGAGATTTTATCCCAAAAGTTAGCAATTGCAAATCTGACTGAGTCCATTCTGCTAACCTCTTTGTTTCTGGCCGACTCCTCGAGCCATCCTCCTTAATTGAATCCCTTTCCTGGGGGGATTAGTTGCACTAAAAACGGGCCGGACCGATAAGTAGGTATAGACAGGATTGGAATCAATCCTATTCAGAATTCTTCTTTCTACACTTATCATTTCCTTTGCTTTCTTCAGGAAGAAAAGGCTTTAAGAACGCCTCTCTGAACTCGTAGCCAGCCTTAAAGTCTTCCCTCTTATCACTTTTAGTTTTCCCGAAGACGCCATAATCCACCAAATTAAAGACGATCTCCCCAAAGTCTGAGCACTCATGTAGTGACCAGTGTTCAAAAACTGTCATCGTCATTGGCCCAAACTGTTCCAGGCCATATTTTCTGATTCCATCCAGTAATTGTCCCCCAGAGACGTGTTTCCTACTTTCTTCGGTTTGGTCCCCCTTTAATCCATTTAGTGTGTAATCGAGCGCCTTCCGCACAAAGAAATAGGCCTCTTTACTATAACGGGTATCCTCCTTGACGATCAAATCAACAACTTCTGCAAAATCCTTCCCGCTCATCCTTTTTGTCTAGCTCCCCCTTAACCCGGACGTTCTTAATTCTGGATTCACAAAGAACCCTCAATTCTCTCATCAATCAATACTCGGGTAGTAACTCGCATTTTAATATAATCTCTGTAATGACTCAACTTCTGAACAAACTTGAGCCTCAGTCAATCCTTAGAATTCTACAACAGCTCGAAAGCCTATTTCATTCACCACAAACTTCAACTCCATACCGGCACGAGGCAACAAAGGCCCAAGTCAAGTATGATTGCTCTTCCGGAGACTGGAGTCTGATTTTAGCTGCTGGCAGGAGTCCATTGGGCATTATTTGGAAACACAAAGTTGAGATTTAGAGATTCTGTAACATAAACAGGCCTCGGAACATCTTACTAAAACCACATTCACCATCGCTCGGCTCCAAGCAGAACGCACCTCAGATATTAAGAAACCACATGTAATTAACACTCTTGGGAGTAGCTATCGAAAAGATATTATCCATCTCGATTGACTTGTCGCGGTTACAGTACTTCCCCCCCTTGTGACGCTGGGTTTCATCGACTCGATATAATACCTACCCCGTCGGGGACTATACTCTTAAAGAAATCCTATTCTGTGGGATTTGATTCAGGGCTAACAATGGTTACATCGGCCCCGGCAATTCAATCTGGATGCTTTTCAAGAATCTCCCTCAGAACCTCATCTACTACCCTGGGATCCGCTCTTCCTCTAGTTTCCTTCATGACTTGGCCCTTAAGTACGTTAATTGCTTTCTCCTTACCCGACTTGAACTCACTGACCGCTTTCCCATTACTTTTTACAGCCTCCGCGCACAAAAGATACAGTTCTTCGTTCTGCCCGACCTGCTGTAGTCCCTTCGTTTGAACAATCGTGGCGGGAGAGCATCCTGTTTGAAAAATCTCTACGAGCACATCCTGGGCTACCTGTTTTGAAATCACTCGCTCAGCCGTCATCCGAACAAGATCGGCCACATGCTCCGGTTTGACCCGCGACTGGGCAACCGGGAGAATCCTTTCCTCCCCCGCCGCCGACAGCTCGCGAAGCAAGTCATTAACAATTAGATTAGCGACCTCTTTTGGCTTTCCGCATTGGTTTACTGCTAATTCAAAAAAATCAGCTAACTCCCGATCGTGGCACAACACCGACGTGTCGGTGTAGGGTAGCCCATATTCCTTAAAAAAACGCCTCTGCCTATCAAACGGAAGCTCTGGAACCGAGTTCGCCAATTGGCGCCTCCTGCGGGGATCGACCCTAACCGGCATCAAGTCAGGATCCGGGAAGTAGCGGTAATCGTGTGCTTCCTCCTTCGAACGCATTAAGATCGAGACTCCCTTTTCTGCATCCCACAATCGGGTTTCTTGATCAATCCTACCTCCTTTTTCACAAACCCGGATCTGCCGCCTTATTTCGAATGCACATCCGTTGCGGACTCCCGTAATGCTGTTCATGTTCTTTAACTCGACCTTGTTGCCCAAAGCCTCATTGCCTCGCGGTCGTACGCTGATGTTTGCATCGCACCGGAGCTGACCCTTTTCCATGTCACAGTCCGAAATGTAACCATAAAGCATATGCGTTCTCAAAGAGACGAGAAATGCATAAACTTCATCCTCAGAGTACAGGACAGGTTCTGTTACAATCTCGATCAGCGGGACCCCAGAACGATTGAAATCCACCAGGCTGTCGTTGTCAAAATGTGTCAATTTTGCCGCGTCTTCT encodes the following:
- a CDS encoding D-alanyl-D-alanine carboxypeptidase, with amino-acid sequence MIDETSWGPFFEEEAAKIINDHRAPGLAAILLRRGSHNRLERAWGFASLDPERALELDTPIRAGSISKVVTAIAVQQLVESGELDLGIQLSDVLGRQLPYGYGAATIGDLLTHRAGIGERFVRQSTRQAAKIKNLSGFLGESLPPPVAAVGASLTYSNFGVSLAGLAVEVVKGKPFADYARDAIFRPLGMRRATFIPDLKTETELSEGYNWVFGSCRKLPLRHWKVYPASSLVASPRDLGLLMKVFLEDKSLILDQSSSLLDEKTSLLSGLPGMGMAFWLDEMRGQKVIWHTGHMPGHRTGFYLFPDAGFGIILYYNIETNLLRGFLERVVSFAFCDPPHTRGTESGSRQRLNQYCGYYRHSWYPHHHLGKCAALLGKEGEEVQVKERNGRILIEQESYAHLGGDVFLEKKLGKRIGFLRDSYNRVTGLYLGGRDRFERISIATKGRTQMGLAATCALLFFMCSFTILLNMFKGVPILATEIGWGLSLTCLLNLGFGVGIIMMTAQGGSRLIQDAPFPLGFLLAFPLFGFIVWSMTILRVFYSWDTGWIHSAWGYSTVIVACVSEVAFIWFLFYWRLLGWRY
- the gatB gene encoding Aspartyl/glutamyl-tRNA(Asn/Gln) amidotransferase subunit B, giving the protein MIGREDTIMKYEAVIGLEVHVQLKTESKMFTRVGNRYGEPPNTLTDPLIMGLPGTLPVMNRGAIEKTIRVGQMFGCDIAEECKWDRKSYFYPDQPKNYQISQYNDPLCRGGEIEIELPGSSRNIMGEHRRIRLNRIHLEEDAAKLTHFDNDSLVDFNRSGVPLIEIVTEPVLYSEDEVYAFLVSLRTHMLYGYISDCDMEKGQLRCDANISVRPRGNEALGNKVELKNMNSITGVRNGCAFEIRRQIRVCEKGGRIDQETRLWDAEKGVSILMRSKEEAHDYRYFPDPDLMPVRVDPRRRRQLANSVPELPFDRQRRFFKEYGLPYTDTSVLCHDRELADFFELAVNQCGKPKEVANLIVNDLLRELSAAGEERILPVAQSRVKPEHVADLVRMTAERVISKQVAQDVLVEIFQTGCSPATIVQTKGLQQVGQNEELYLLCAEAVKSNGKAVSEFKSGKEKAINVLKGQVMKETRGRADPRVVDEVLREILEKHPD